The stretch of DNA agataatattttattccctAATTCTGAGCGTTGTTGCAACCAATCAAAATCCCCAGAGATGGTAGCACGTGGTTAATCTGCAACAGACGTAGCAGGTTTAATCTCAAGACATCGAAAACCTTCCATTTTATAGATCccattgaaattcatcaaaagtACGTGATATTCTGCATTTTCTGCCTCTACAATGCATTTTGCATCATATCGTCGTCCTACCCCTGCAAAAGGGCCCATATGTGTGCGATGGAAGATCCCAGGTAGTGCAATGCTAACGAGAACCTTGTTAATTCCCTGAATCTCAGTATCGCGTGTGTGTGGTGCTCGATCATCATGCGAAAGCGTGAAGGTgatctttaattttccatgGAGCCGAATCCGCACGTCTTTTTGCTCCCCTATAGCACGATTGCACGAGTTGTCGGTTTCGCAATGGACGGGGAAAGGTGTGCAAATTCCTCGTGGTGGGCCTGCGGGGTCGCAGTGTGATCTTCCCATGGGCGGAAGGGCGGTGGTGATGCTGGGTGCAcgagtaacaaaaaaaaacagcgaaaaagaaaaaacgcgGACAGGAAACCACAGACATTCCTCTGGGAAGTTTTGGTTGGGAAATGCATCTCCCTGCTGGGCGATACAATTACCAGGtattttgtgtatatatataCCGATGTGATCGAATTtccaaaatacattttccactCTCACTCTTCGACCCATGCCTGTCTCTTTCTCGCTCTCTTTTGGCCACAACAATTCGCAACTCGGCGAGACTTTGCTGATTTGGTGCGAAAATTCAAACGAGAATTATGTTACCTCCTATCATTATGAATGCCACAGGCGATCTCTAAGTGATTTTGGCTGTTTTCACGCACACTCCAGTGGTTGGCGAGAGAACCATCAATGGACCCCATCGCGAAACCCTGAAATTTTCGGTGTCCATCCTGTTCTTTTGCGCTCTCTTCGCATTATTGCCTCTGCTCACGTTTCTCCTCACATttaattatcatttaattaaatcaccTCTCTTGGACTTCTTCGTCTCACCGCAGACACGGTCAACACAAAGTGGATGGACGGAATGCTTGGCGAAGACGTGAATGGAGAGGGCATctaataaacattttcatttcatttgtgCTAGTCACAAAAGTAATATCAATTACAGATATATACCAATTTCCTTGCACCATGCTGACAATAAAATTATCGCACGAGCCCCATCAAGCTTTTGGAGGCTGGAGTTAAATATCTTCTCAActcaaattcttctttaactttttttcagcCAGAAAATGGGGACATAATTTGGGTTTATATACGAATTGTCTTCCTAATGCAagtattttgagaatttcaagGTATATACATTTTCTCTTTGGTCTCTCAGGAGGATTCCTTTGCCGAGGAAACTGACTGAGAACAATGGGAACATCAATCACGAATCCATTTACTAATTGTGCTCATAAATTGATTCTTccttttaaggaaaaatcattagattttgttgttgttgttgttgtgagATAAATATCACAGAATCTTATCTGTTTCAATTCGGAATTTCTGTGGAGTTTGAGGACGCTCTTGGACCTAATTAGGGGTAGTACGTGGTATACAAAGAATAGATTTAGGGATGagatttcaagaaaaataatgtaaaattcaTATAATGTTTTGCTCgcgttttattatttcattttaatttgaattttctttttaataattaattttaagctaGATTCCaggaaattaattatgaagaagaagaataaggaGTACAAAAAATTCCTGATTATACCTGGATTAGGTTATTTTACGGTCAaagaagataattttaattttcatttcactgcTTTTGTTCGTTCTAAACGTTctaaaaaactgaaataaatttaagaataaaaattgagaaaataagcAAAGAATTTAGTCAAATTATCATCTTTctgagaataaaatttgtataaacCTAAACGATAGATCCTACCTAAAATTGATCATTAAAGTAAGGAAATGTGTACCCAcactttatttcttaaaaataattttaatatttaattcttttaattaaaattagttttacaaaaaatatattttttaaaaatcattgatattatttcaataaaatattttattctttttcagaCTCATCGCAGGCATCCTACACTTCAGGCTGCTTTACAGCATCCAGCACAGTAGTCACGGAGTCCGGAGAACGACGCAGACTATCTGATCTGAGGATAGGCGAACGTGTCCTGAGCATAGATGAGGACGGTCGACCTGCTTTCAGTGAAGTTATGCTGTTTCTTGACCGAAATGCCGACGAAGAGCGGCAATTCGTGCACATTGAGGCAGATGGCAACACCCACCTCTCAGTCACCCCCAGCCATCTCCTGATGAGCGTAGATAGCGTGGGTTCGAGGAGTTTTGTCTTTGCTGACAGCATTGAGGAGGGGGACCTGCTACTCGTTGCCGTGAATGGTACGACGCTGGTACCGCGACGAGTACTTCGAGTTTCCGTGGCCGTGTCTCGAGGGGTCTTTGCACCACTCACGCGACACGGCACAGTCATCGTAGACTCCGTAGCAGCTTCGTGCTACGCTCTAGTCGAAAGTCAGTCAGTGGCCCACTGGAGCTTCCTTCCTGTGCGTGCTGCCACGACCATCAGCAGGTGGTTCAGTGCCACAAAAGTGCCAGAAGCGTCGCGCCAAAATGGCATCCATTGGTACGCGAAAGCTCTCTATGCCATCAAGGACTACGTGCTTCCCGCCAAATTGCTCCATCACTGAGGCTTCGTACGCGCATAGCTATGTCTCTTCGGCTCACCAAAATGCTTCAAAGAAAACAAGGAAAAAACCACCAAGAGAGACAATAAATCACATTCTGTGTGTCTGAATGACTCAAGTGTAAAAGGGCAAAAAGACGATACTTTTTAacaagttttaaaataatttatgcaaTTCTCACGCCGGCCAGTGACGAGTTTGATGgacattttaatgaaatcatAAACAAAAGGTgatatagattttcttctgtgtaattaaatttatgtaatttatcactctttattttatattatacaaaaaaaaaacaaaacaagatTATAAACACGCGTAAGGTTACATCTGTAAATACGACGTcataaaatttaggaaaattattcgAAATGAAAAGGAGAGAATAGtcgatttttaattaattaaaaaaaagaaataccaCTGctagagagaaagagaagacatatttaaatatttaatgtttttctaataaatgtaaaaataaaaaactgtCCAAACATGGAGGTATAATGCAAAAGAGAGGAGATTGTCGTAAGAACGTAATAAAGatgttgtaaataaattaaattgaaaaatggttttatttttattttttttttatttcaattcattttatgaaGGATTTCAGAGAtttgtgaggaaaaataaacttcGTAACTTTTGTTTTGCTATGTTAGTCACAATCGTTGAAGGATTATGTTTTGGTAGTTCCTGAATATCTTAAGGCTCAAAAGAACCTTTATAAAGACTTACAGGATCAGTTAATAAAGGACAAAAAccgaataattttaaaatctgaattttccgccaaaaacgttttaattgatttcagtaagttctaaaaatagttttaactGTTTTACTATAATTTCACCTGCTGGATTCTTCCTTAAAGGTTGTTTGTGCTACATAATGAAGGAATTTGGCAAAAACCTATAAATTTAGAAGATTTGTAGTGCaattaatgttaaatttagcctataaaaatgaaaaattgagtaaagtttagaaaaagttaaagaaaagctttaagctttttagctaaataattattaatgtGAGCAAAtattatacttaaaaaaatttatttaacctGGGAAATTAAAGCTAACGGCccttatctatataataaagaaaggcctgtttgttggtaatcgtcgttccgacttttctatacaaatccacaccgtttatccgatagcgatgaaatttggtacagaggctccttataacaggcggtttcagatggccgtattcattttccccccaaagccccccttcaggtagcccccatagagattacatgcagtttttgcaaatttttgaatttggcgcctgaaatgttgtatgaaaatgattgcattctctttgcaaattttttctttttccttcgatgagagcttcccatctatataataaagaaaggtctgtttgttggtgaacgtcgttccgacttttctatacaaatccacaccgtttgtccgatcgcgatgaaatttggtacagaggctccttataacaggccgtttcagatggccgtattcattttccccccaaagccccccttcaggtagcccccatagagatttcatgcagtttttgcaaatttttgaatttggcgcctgaaatgttgtatgaaaatgatttcttctctttgcaattttttttctttttcgttcgatgagagcttcccatctatataataaagaaaggtctgtttgttggtgaacgtcgttccgacttttctatacaaatccacaccgtttatccgatcgcgatgaaatttggtacagaggccccttataacaggcggtttcagatggccgtattcatcttccccccaaagccccccttcaggtagcccccatagagatttcatgcagtttttgcaaatttttgaatttggcgcctgaaatgttgtatgaaaatgatttcttctctttgcaaattttttcttttgggattgataagtggtctcaatcaaaccatcacaatttttttcctataaaatttgcgcgaagcgcaacaaatccccgcgaagcggggcgaggtaaattggagcgaagcgacaatttacctcgtaatttataaattagatAGTTTGAATTAATCAATCAGTAAACAAAACCAAAGAACTTCAACAAAGCGAATAAAGCTCTCATTGAACTGTTATACAACATAAATATTCTAGCTGAGACACaaaaccaggcgcctccatctcctctcaattttctttccactCGGCGCCTCCACCGCGCAATAGttattcaattacattttatctCCTTTTATCTTCCTAATTAAATTGCTGTCATTTGCGTAATCGATTGCACATTTTTTCCactgaaatttattgaattacaaATGGCAGATTAAATTTCCACCTAaactaaaagtttttaaaagggTTTGGTTTGTTGCAATATTCATATATATAATGgccaatattttgcataaggGGTGCTTGGGAGGCAATCGGGTGCTCTGAATAATGTTGGGAAAATCTGcaggaatttattaaatccgCGTATTTATACAGCAAATCCAACTGCAGTCGAGGATAGAGCACGAAGCGTATCAGTAGAATGCTGGGGATGGGAAGTATGTAATCCATTGGTAAACGATATAAAATTAGGTGATTCTGCACGTTTATTTGAAGAGAGAAGGGGTGTGGGTGTGCATGAGAAAATAGAGTATTCCATCAAATTATCATAGAATTCATGTGGTGATGATTTGCATTAAACCACATGctatttaattaatgttttttctttcctttagTATTCATTTagtatttttgcaatattagCACGTGCTTGAGATTATCTTTATGGATTCAGTATGTTTCTGCGTGGGTTTGTGCGAAATTCTCAATTACTTTTACTTAACtttatttgctatttttttaacGAGGAATTTCATATAGTTTTTACTTCATTCGACTGGTCAGTTGTTTATAGCACTAAAGGatgctataaaaatatttgaaatgctgctttttttttcatggaatttagcaaattttatttctcttttcccACCAAATACGATGCGTGGACGCATGCGTGATTTTCCCGATGAATCTGGTTGCtgtttgaaaattctattttccaACCGCATACGTTCACAAGACTTGGAAGCTGTGGCAGAAATTTTTGCACTCTGCAACATTCAAGCGcgttttagaacatttttttcctctcgaATTGAAAAGGTTTTTCCCGGTGGATAATATCACAAAAAGTGCGCCCTTTTATCGTTGGTTTTTCCTCGTCGCATCATTAAATGTATTTTCGTGTACTGTGTGAGTGATTACGTGAAAGAGATCTCCATCCCCGGACCAAAGAGATACAATTCAGTGATGATGAATCTGCGTGGTGGGAATCAATCATAAAAGAACCTAATAAAGAAAGGAGTGCGCATTCAACAGGAtggtgatgaagaaaaagtaattttgcgGGCCAGCCCCTTCTTAGAATTCTTTGGCAAACATACGAAtcaagtaaatattttctttgcccAATTTTCGCTATTTGAACCCTTCAAAAGCTCCCCCTTAAACTTTTGTTCCTTTTATCTTTTTGACTCTCTATTTTCCTTCCCTATTCATTCGCACCCACCAAAAACCACCACCCATCAGAGGGGGAAGCACAGGTAATTCCACGCTGCTCTTTTCACCCTGTTCTCCCCCTTCCAGAAATGTGCGTGAatcaaaacacaaaaaaaacgcgTAGAGCTTGCAATAAAGTATGctgaggaaaaaaagctcatacaTCATCTCATAATATGCGAGTTTTATATCTCTCTCAGCATATTTCCATATAGtagattttattgcatttcaaCCCTCACCATGCATGGACATTTTATGTGTGATGCCCAGAAGCAATAAATTGCAGCAACTCTTTCAGAATGGCTTCACAAGCTATTCTAACTAGGTCGTGCATTAGGGGCAATTAAGACATTTAGAAAGGATATTGTAGCAATTGCAGATGGAAAATCTCTCAGTTGGACACCGATAAAAGCTCCCCGGGGGAACAATTAAAGTGCGGGAAGTGCACCACATGTAACTTTTCGAGAGCTTTAAGCTGTTTGCGGTATATTTTGTCGTCTCGTCAGTTGCCAATTCCGctttttctcaattcaatcACGAGACTTTAATGTCTCAAAGGAAGTGGGTGgatgcaaaaattcattaacgCGTTGAACTGTGATGTCAGAgttgattaaattgattttattgatatGATTAtagatttagattttattgatgaaaaacttaataatagagaattgattttcttggggaaatttcatttttcgtGGTTTTATCTCAAATATTCTTAGCAGGATCTTCAAGGtaaaataaagcttttctCTGGGCTTTGTACTTATTGAAAGCTCTTTAGCTATTAGTACTTATGAAACTCTTATTTAGGATTTTTAGGCATGaaatttatactttttatttaaggGTTAAGGAGATCTCAATCTTAGCctatttagaataaaaaaatctaagaactgaatttttcaaatcaaatttagtattttcttaagcttgaattttgtacttttcaggcttgaatttaatactttttaggcttgaaaGTACCTTTTAAGCTTCAGTTTAGTACATATTAGgctttttctccttaatctatCTCTTTTCATgactaaaaactaaaaaaaaaatgtttatttgctgaatattttgattttcttttgcaaaatccaaatattctcattttgcTTTCACAGACTTAGATGTctatattaattattctttgaaaaacaaatgttctgtcttaaattttcatcaatgtatcctcaagaaaattttccatatctgaaaaatctcaaattttatCTAGAAAGTTTTCACTTGTTCTCCGATCTCAACTTTgatcttatttatttgtttatttattaccAACAATTCACGTAAATATAgtgtaaattgcattttgaagTACATTAAATTGTGTTGATTTACTTTgttttactttcaatttaaactaCCAATTAAGAAGCTAATTGTTGCTGCAAATATAGCACGGAGAACAAGGAATGCTTCTTATGTAAACATTttgtatgttttatgttgcgcatttttttttgtattgtacAAAATGTGTTTCCGCTTGGATGTTGCACACGTAAATGGGGGGAGgaatttgttgaaataattGGTAAAGCTCCTGCCAGTAGCACAGATGCTGCTGAAGCTGAGCTGAAGTGGGCTTCAAGCCCCATTCTACCGTTCGGAAGCTCCTGTGGCTGACACCTGCCGGATTCCCGTTCGTAGCACCCCTTCCGCGAGGGAAATTGGGCAAGCGAAGGCTGTTTACGCGCACGAGAAGAGCAAACATCTGTGGAACATTTCCATTATATTGCTATGCTGTGATGGCATAATATTGACGCCAGGATATCATTAATCTCACAGCAGATCCATCTGGAATATCCCCTAAAATGAAAGCTGTACCAACAATCACATGCTTTCACTTTCAAATGCCACCCCTCATTGACTAAATAATTAGGACAAGAGCGCTGTAGATGGTAATGAAGTGGGTTTCCGCTACCACTCGTCATCAcccaatgaattttcatttctcaccCTTCTTTTCCTCCCCCCTCCCCCTCGCAGTGGAAGTGGTTGGGAAATTTGACACAGATGTCCTGATATTCAGATGCTTTCGTAGGTCAAGGATACCCCGCAAGGCAAATTATGgttcaaatgtttgaaaatttctctcaaaagaatattCGCACCTAATTTTTGCGACTAATGTCGACTACTGAGGGGAAATTTGCCGGATGGTCCCCTCAGAAAAATGcgccaaagaaaattaatcgtACTTGGAGTTGGATGAGTCATCTAAAAATAGATTCATTGATGGTAATTTCATGAGAAGTTGCTTTTGAGAATTACTTTCTCAAAATGTATACATAAGAAAACACTCGATGTCTCCCCATTCATTATTTACAAAAGTCCAAATGTTAGGTGGTACGaagttagaatttttctttgcagctCATTTAGGAAGGGGCAGATAATTGGTAGAATTTTGGGCTTGGACaaagtttaagaaattaaaaattgtttttttttttattttaattattttaaaaataaagagactcttaaaatataatttttgaacagccaaactattaatttaaatgagatTGTTTGTAAGTATTATATATTGAGTTTTAAGGACATCGCGGACATGgcttaattttcaaaattttactcattctttgaatttatttttttcctaaacttTTAGGAACAAAGCTCCTATAAATAGTGAGCTTCCGCAATCCATTCCTATTCTTTGCTAtcctatcttttttttcttaaagcctttaataaatttcagttGCAAAATTTTGCCATCTATTTCACtccaattaattaatcatcCACCCCCTAAAATTCTGTCTCTCTTTATCGCACGCAAGATCCGTAATtggtttttcattaaagttaATCTCATCCAAATATTTATCTTACATTGCCCCAATGCTATTTATATCGGACAAAGAGCAAAGCTCtcgatatttttctttgtgatgtgaattaaaattgaatttttccggtagcatttttagaaaaatctctttcacGATTAATTGCGAAAGAATTTTCGGGGGTGGATTATAAGATGCTATAATAAAATTACCAAAATGACCTTTTTTTTCCAGGCAAAcgatcaaagaattttttttgcatatttcggattcttttgcagaaattatacaaagttttttttcttgtacgtgaaaccataaataaattttcttctgttcCTGTAAGagacctgaaaaaaaaacatcgagGAAAAAATTCAGAAGAGGGAGAACTTTGACGCACAAAGCACTCAGAGTTAGTAAATTGTGTGACAATGAAAGATTCCTCAGgggagaagaaatttatttctcaaaaagggaattcttggaattcttttctttggtGTAGCTGTGTTGgtaaatgatataaaatatattatttcacGCAATTTCTGTATTAACCCACCACCGGTTGAGGCAATTAAAGGAcatttcaaaacaattttaacccgtAAAATTGGGTAAGGAATGCGGGTTTGAGGTGTGAGATACGATGATGTTGCCATTCCGTCCTTTTTTATCCATAAACATAATGGCTTTCCCGCCAATCTTTTATGCTACATATACAATTTGCACTCTCCTTTTTTATCATCTCACTTTTTTAGCACTCCCATTCATAGCTGAGGGAAGATATCGGGGCACATGGGGCGCGGGAGGGGTCGAAACAAAGGGAGAAAGAGGATTTTTCCCCAAAGTAATCGAATTCAGTCAACACAATGCATAAATGGATTTGGGATATCATGGAAAAAGTTGGAATTTTAGATGATGTTGCTTTTCGATAAATCATATGAGAAGTTATAGGACTTGACAGAATGctttctcatttttatgcATATAAGTATTAAAGTaacattaataatttaataacatATTTTCACcgtctgaagaaaaaaaaattaaaacccttCAACTCCAAATTTTTTGCCAAGTCAGGACGGGGAAATCCTTTGcttttcctccaaaaaattgctccttttaattaattcgtcGACGATAAAATCTGAAAGCTCCCGGGGTTTTAAGGGACTAAAGGTACAAAGGAGAAAAGCCCAATAATGAGGCTCAGATTGAGCCACTTAAGTCCTTCACAACcccaatttttcttccacatcTCAACAAAATCACTCCAACTCTACGTGCTTTGGATTTTGCCTGCGGGAATCGAATTTTGAGGTAGCATGAGACATCACGTCCCAAGCTTAATCTGATGTACCCCGCCCCTCAATAAACACCCtttttttgctgaaataatgtataaattcatattttctctgcaaaggtgggggtggaaaaaaattgtacacgTTTCGCATTGAAAGGCGGGAAAGGATTTTCACttcatgaagaattttctgtatAAGCGCTTTGTAATCTCCTTCCCAAGCCCCTCCGAGACAATAATCTTTGTACGTCTGAAAATTCCTCGTACATAGACGGTACGTTGGGTTGTAATGTGTACGGGGTTAACTACCCCCAAGTAATATTTTATCACATTCACAGTCGAATTGATTTGATCTGGGGCTTTTTTCACGTCGAACTAATTCGTATTTTTGCGATGAAAATAATACCTGGATTTAAACGGAAACAGATATCGCAGGAAATACAATGTAATACATTTCATTCCCtatatgaattaataaaattcaggaaattaaCGAATATATTGGTGcatgaaatgaaatatttgttcGATTGCAATTTCGTAGCTCATACAAAATTTAACGCAGCTAGTCCCTATTAAcgctcaatttattttaatttagtatCAGTGTGGGAAATTTAAGAGCaatcaaattttaatcagCACATAGTACGTGTGTGGgtgtgtggaaatttatgtGCAAATAAACTTTAGAACTTTTAGGGGGATATTTatcaattcaaattaatcaaaactTAAATTGATTAGAAGCCACGGaatgaaggaaattattttaatacttttgttTCAAAGTTTTTAACAACAAACAATGAagaccaggcgtctccattgcatTCTCTGTTTCTTTCACAAGTCCTGAAGTTATTTCCCTAACacaaagcaaaagaaattgaagctTCTGCGTCATTTTCGAAGGTAAAGCTCCTTTTAAGCTTTTCTCAATATACATTTACATAATACAACATATTTTGACTGAAGCATCatttatttacaaagaaaaatagaaatgttCAATAActacccggcgtctccatcgcATCCTTTGTTTCATTTCTGTagtcaaaaacaaagagaTATAAATATCCgcagaaaaaagcaaaaaaattgaagcttCCTTTACAGAAAAAGCTCCTTGTAAGCTTTTCTCAATGTATGTATTTTGATTGAAGAATAATTCATTCAAAGTCCTCGaacttttccattcatttcggtttattt from Lutzomyia longipalpis isolate SR_M1_2022 chromosome 1, ASM2433408v1 encodes:
- the LOC129787231 gene encoding protein hedgehog — encoded protein: MSPIRLSITTMRIVVLMIFVQLADACGPGRGIGGQRRGRKLTPLVFKEHVPNVSENTLGASGLAEGAITRDDDRFRDLVPNYNRDIIFKDDEGTGADRLMTQRCKEKLNTLAWSVMNQWPGVKLRVTEAWAEERLHGHESLHYEGRAVDITTSDKDKSKYGMLARLAVEAGFDWVFYESRGYIHCSVKSDSSQASYTSGCFTASSTVVTESGERRRLSDLRIGERVLSIDEDGRPAFSEVMLFLDRNADEERQFVHIEADGNTHLSVTPSHLLMSVDSVGSRSFVFADSIEEGDLLLVAVNGTTLVPRRVLRVSVAVSRGVFAPLTRHGTVIVDSVAASCYALVESQSVAHWSFLPVRAATTISRWFSATKVPEASRQNGIHWYAKALYAIKDYVLPAKLLHH